The following proteins are encoded in a genomic region of Pirellulales bacterium:
- a CDS encoding autotransporter-associated beta strand repeat-containing protein, with protein MRRSFVTVTTICLSIVVIFAVVTPASIQAATDTWVGNGGDNNFKTSQNWLSGAAPTPGDILLFQGNARPNPNNNFAANTLFDGIIFDATATANFTVNGNAIDLNGFITDSSQSYTDTVALNLLLLSTPTISLTNNTQLMLSGNISGSGDGLNVVFNQTGSETGAGVLTLSGTNSFTGPVNVGNGATLAITSDGNLGNDTGAGSLVLNGGSILSTSGANFSINSSRGIAILNAGGATPPAATFNVASGQTVTYAGVISDNGSNAGLTKTSFGTIVLGGLNTYTGATDVANGQMTLDFTGLAANSNNIVNSNSTLTLGGANAGFAQSSYDELLVTGKTTGSNSQSFNNTNVTVGPGIIAVNNNGGSGTVLNLGALTHTAGGVAAFVLPSGTQSATNGIRTSSSNVNGIIGGWATISPTTSPGVGTVAQNVTEGTNFATVSGGNIVAYAGYTDFGGAVIGTDTGGTIPNANIHGATITGGPGGALGPTTNLKINANTNGNVNVDAEHANSTTYLNSISFNSTGIAAATIYQLSIGTGNTLVLGQTGAIFKQDTVSSSWFIGGLANGTNQTGNGQSQDAGSITAGGPVAGIPGEIDLIIDNTSETSGSLILESKIVDNNAGGSVSGGAVTLVKSGPGAAKIDGHSSYSGGTYILDGRLQLSGTEPGGTNVTGANPNGFGTGPVFIFPGAYAYLFGAAFSSSTINPVSNTFFIAGDGDSQEALGAIRFPSNRVNLTGPATGATAGMAIILTGNARIGGSSSAGGNGTALANANVISGQITDNGAGYGIDFGSGNTGIDTNLTISNTNNNYHGNTTIVSPGSGTNTMVHLGASNVIPDGPGFGNLIFGANNATTLDVSPITLDLNGNSDTVNGLSSGAGVTGTIIIENLLASTTPTLTVGNNDQSASFAGAINDGGGTTAITKIGKGIQTLSGSNNYSGPTNINGGTLAVTGTLNSSGVVNVNTSATSAGTLAGTGTVGAVTLFTNTGSNKAVINPGASGAATIGTLTVSSLTVNSGAALQFDFSGASSDVLTVQGAVAFNGASTITPAGAANVGTYTVLTSSSPITGTVPTLVNAGDTRTTFSYDSSSYSLTNTSATSIVIDLTGPPANLTWTGAADGTTWDLHNTANWTSTASSNPNLYFNNDNVTFADVASTPSVSVSLGSSLAPQSVVFTNTTGNGNSSDFTISGGGSIVGTASLTKSGTGTVTIATSNTYSGGTFLQAGLLNVNNNTALGTGTLTISGGTLGNTSGQLVSLTNNPTQTWTADITFNGPNDLNLGTGAVSSTTTGSVRTFNIIAGTLTIGGPITENTASVGITKNGNGTLVLAANSTFAGPVAINSGTVQVGNPATTGLTSFNALGTPTSITIAAGGALDIGGYVQANVTNGFGATPVTIAGTGVNSTGALTNSSTVSQQNAYENVTLSNNASVGGTGRFDIRGGTPTLNLAGFTLTKTGTNQFSITNATVSAGNIAINQGILELNGSTVVANDGSDNITVNSGATLQFFGNTGNIARPIQASDSAIINDNSGAGTTSTVASTIALQGGLTLSDANATATLNLNGAITQSVSGSSITKTGPGLIVLGNASNNYSGGTHFNGGTLQFAALASLGTGPLTFDGGAVQYPTGDIADDVSSLGITLNAGGGTVDSNGNTITLAHNITGVGGLSVRGNATITLTGTNNYQGTTTVQNGTLVLGSAGAFPTSTPLAFGDAANESGTLDLAGKSITVTGLTTAGTSSGTIGSSSNTLSVTLTYAAPNNNPNVFNGSIQDSVNGGFGQTTALTVSSGTLVLTSSSSYSGATLVKPSATLQLGNGASANSAGLGNTTITDNGSLVFSSGFLGINGVIFGTGTVTQTGAGTQTTLANSNMYQGGTILQGGILGINSDAAINNGVGGIQFNGGTLQFNGYASNLSFTSSNTTGNVNLGSSGTSTLNGNINTTGNFTYAGPSTLTLAGTVHYTGATNIQNGTLILGAAASLPTNTALTMGDTNNDSPTLDLNGHSITVSSLTNVGSDSPAIINNGTSNSTVIYAGSTASPSTFNGSLQSGGTNTLALQVNSGNLTLSGSSTYTGATTINSGAKLTLAAGNAITNTSSLVLNGGTLALGGNSQTMTNTTLRVLSNSTLDVDPSKTGTQLTLADSHTQSWSGVLRISDWTGNPGSGGGSGTDQILIANDGATLTGLTSQLNQIHFTGYLTGAILVANGSNSEIVPATTTTLLRGDLNQDGHVDAADIPVLEGALTNLAAYEASKPSLDSFDLADVMDINGDGKTTNIDVQALINLLISGGGSQSVVPEPASITLLGLCGLCSLACVRRSKMQKPQRNQINQTIKIC; from the coding sequence ATGCGTCGATCCTTTGTGACTGTAACTACCATTTGTCTCTCGATTGTGGTGATTTTCGCCGTGGTAACGCCGGCATCTATTCAGGCCGCCACGGATACCTGGGTTGGCAACGGCGGCGACAATAATTTCAAAACATCGCAAAATTGGCTTTCCGGCGCTGCGCCTACGCCGGGCGATATTCTTTTGTTCCAAGGCAATGCTCGCCCGAACCCGAACAACAATTTCGCCGCAAATACCCTCTTTGATGGAATAATTTTTGACGCCACGGCCACTGCCAACTTCACCGTGAACGGCAACGCCATTGATTTGAACGGATTTATTACCGATAGCTCGCAATCTTACACCGACACGGTGGCGTTGAATCTCCTCTTATTGTCGACGCCGACAATTTCGTTAACCAACAATACCCAACTAATGTTGAGCGGCAATATTTCCGGCAGTGGCGACGGCTTGAACGTGGTGTTTAATCAGACTGGCAGCGAAACGGGAGCCGGCGTGTTAACGCTGTCCGGAACGAATTCGTTTACAGGCCCGGTCAACGTCGGCAATGGCGCCACGCTGGCCATCACTTCCGACGGCAACCTGGGGAACGATACCGGAGCGGGATCGCTCGTCCTGAATGGCGGCTCAATTCTTTCCACCAGCGGCGCGAATTTCAGCATTAACTCCAGCCGGGGCATCGCGATTTTGAATGCCGGCGGCGCTACCCCGCCAGCAGCTACGTTTAATGTTGCCAGTGGCCAAACGGTGACTTATGCAGGCGTGATTTCCGATAACGGCTCCAACGCCGGCCTCACCAAAACCAGCTTTGGGACGATTGTTCTGGGCGGGCTAAACACCTACACGGGCGCTACCGATGTGGCTAATGGCCAAATGACGCTTGATTTTACCGGCTTGGCGGCAAACTCCAACAACATTGTCAACAGCAATTCGACATTAACGCTAGGTGGAGCGAATGCAGGTTTTGCGCAGAGTAGTTACGACGAGCTATTGGTCACGGGAAAAACGACCGGAAGCAATTCGCAGTCGTTCAATAACACGAACGTGACGGTTGGCCCTGGCATCATTGCGGTCAACAACAATGGCGGTTCTGGAACGGTACTCAACCTTGGCGCCCTGACACATACGGCAGGAGGTGTTGCCGCTTTCGTGCTGCCCAGCGGAACGCAATCGGCCACCAACGGTATCAGAACCAGCAGCAGCAACGTGAACGGAATCATCGGAGGTTGGGCGACGATCAGTCCAACGACTTCGCCGGGCGTGGGAACGGTGGCGCAGAATGTGACTGAGGGGACCAATTTTGCAACCGTCAGTGGCGGCAACATCGTAGCTTATGCAGGGTACACGGATTTCGGCGGCGCGGTGATCGGTACCGACACTGGCGGAACCATTCCCAACGCAAATATCCACGGCGCCACAATTACTGGCGGTCCAGGCGGCGCCTTGGGCCCGACCACAAATCTCAAAATTAACGCCAATACCAACGGCAACGTGAACGTCGATGCGGAACACGCCAACAGCACCACGTATTTAAACAGTATTTCTTTTAACAGTACCGGGATTGCTGCCGCGACGATCTATCAACTGTCGATCGGCACCGGCAACACGCTAGTGCTAGGGCAAACCGGCGCAATCTTTAAGCAAGATACTGTCAGCAGTTCTTGGTTTATTGGTGGGTTGGCAAATGGCACCAATCAAACCGGCAATGGACAATCGCAAGACGCCGGTTCGATCACCGCCGGCGGGCCGGTCGCCGGCATCCCAGGTGAAATTGACCTGATCATTGATAACACCAGCGAAACCAGTGGCTCGCTAATTCTGGAATCCAAAATTGTAGATAACAACGCTGGCGGCTCGGTTTCCGGTGGCGCGGTTACTCTCGTGAAATCAGGTCCAGGCGCCGCAAAAATCGACGGCCACAGCAGTTATTCGGGAGGAACGTACATCCTTGATGGGCGTCTTCAGCTCTCCGGTACTGAGCCGGGCGGAACGAATGTAACCGGCGCCAATCCCAACGGCTTCGGCACGGGCCCGGTCTTTATCTTTCCCGGCGCGTATGCCTACCTGTTTGGTGCTGCCTTCTCGAGCAGCACCATTAATCCTGTCTCCAACACTTTTTTTATTGCCGGCGATGGCGATTCACAGGAAGCATTGGGCGCCATTCGATTTCCAAGTAACCGCGTCAATTTGACTGGCCCGGCAACCGGAGCAACTGCGGGAATGGCAATTATTCTTACCGGGAACGCGCGCATTGGCGGCAGTAGCAGCGCGGGTGGCAACGGAACTGCACTAGCCAACGCAAACGTGATTAGTGGACAGATTACCGACAACGGGGCCGGTTACGGTATCGACTTCGGCTCGGGCAATACCGGCATCGATACCAACCTCACCATTAGCAACACAAACAACAATTATCACGGAAATACAACAATTGTTAGCCCAGGCTCGGGCACCAATACCATGGTCCACCTGGGCGCCAGTAATGTTATTCCCGACGGTCCTGGATTCGGGAATCTGATTTTTGGCGCCAACAATGCGACAACACTCGATGTCTCGCCGATCACGTTAGACCTGAACGGAAATAGCGATACGGTGAATGGTTTGTCGTCTGGCGCCGGGGTTACTGGAACGATCATCATTGAAAACCTATTGGCATCAACCACGCCGACATTGACCGTCGGCAATAACGACCAATCTGCTTCCTTTGCCGGCGCAATTAACGACGGTGGTGGAACCACTGCGATTACGAAAATCGGCAAAGGTATTCAAACATTATCCGGATCGAACAACTATAGCGGTCCGACAAACATCAACGGTGGCACACTGGCTGTAACAGGTACACTAAACAGCAGTGGTGTTGTGAACGTGAACACCTCGGCAACGAGTGCTGGAACCTTAGCTGGTACAGGCACGGTGGGCGCGGTAACTTTGTTCACGAACACTGGCTCGAATAAGGCTGTCATCAATCCAGGCGCATCAGGAGCCGCTACCATTGGCACTTTGACGGTCAGCAGCCTGACCGTCAATTCAGGCGCCGCGTTGCAGTTCGACTTTAGCGGAGCTTCCAGCGACGTTCTTACCGTTCAAGGCGCGGTGGCTTTCAACGGAGCTTCCACAATTACTCCGGCGGGTGCCGCCAATGTCGGCACATACACCGTGCTAACATCCAGCAGCCCGATTACGGGCACTGTACCTACTCTGGTGAATGCTGGTGATACCCGAACAACGTTTTCCTACGACTCCAGTTCCTACAGCTTAACCAACACCAGCGCCACGAGCATCGTGATCGACTTGACCGGCCCTCCAGCGAACTTGACCTGGACCGGAGCAGCCGACGGCACCACTTGGGATTTGCACAACACCGCAAATTGGACGAGTACCGCATCTTCAAACCCGAATTTGTATTTCAACAACGATAATGTAACTTTTGCTGATGTCGCCAGCACTCCTAGCGTATCGGTCTCCTTGGGAAGCTCGCTGGCTCCGCAATCCGTTGTATTTACCAATACCACGGGCAATGGGAACTCCAGCGATTTTACCATCTCTGGCGGCGGATCGATTGTGGGCACTGCCAGTTTAACGAAAAGCGGCACGGGCACCGTGACCATCGCCACCAGCAACACGTACTCCGGTGGAACGTTCTTGCAAGCAGGCTTATTGAATGTCAACAACAATACTGCTTTGGGCACCGGCACTTTGACGATCAGCGGCGGCACGCTGGGCAATACCAGCGGTCAGTTGGTCTCTCTCACCAACAACCCAACGCAAACTTGGACGGCCGATATTACCTTCAACGGTCCCAACGATTTGAACCTGGGCACCGGCGCCGTTTCGTCGACGACCACCGGCAGCGTTCGGACTTTTAACATCATTGCCGGCACTTTAACCATCGGCGGCCCAATTACCGAGAACACTGCCAGTGTCGGCATCACCAAAAACGGCAACGGAACATTGGTCCTCGCCGCAAACAGCACATTCGCCGGACCGGTGGCCATCAATTCCGGCACGGTCCAAGTTGGGAATCCCGCCACGACGGGGCTCACTAGTTTCAATGCCTTGGGCACGCCCACATCGATTACGATTGCCGCCGGCGGTGCGCTAGATATTGGCGGATACGTGCAGGCCAATGTGACCAATGGCTTTGGTGCCACGCCGGTCACAATCGCCGGCACTGGCGTGAATAGCACCGGCGCATTGACCAACTCCAGTACGGTTTCGCAGCAGAACGCTTATGAAAACGTCACTTTGTCCAACAATGCCAGTGTCGGCGGTACCGGCCGCTTTGACATTCGCGGTGGAACACCAACCTTAAATCTCGCGGGATTTACGCTGACGAAAACCGGCACTAATCAGTTTTCCATCACCAACGCCACGGTGAGTGCAGGGAATATCGCCATCAATCAGGGAATTTTGGAGCTCAATGGTTCCACGGTAGTCGCCAACGATGGAAGCGATAACATCACGGTGAATTCCGGCGCTACGCTGCAGTTTTTTGGCAACACCGGCAACATCGCCCGGCCAATTCAAGCGAGCGACAGCGCAATCATCAACGACAATTCCGGCGCAGGGACCACTTCCACGGTGGCCAGCACGATCGCCTTGCAAGGTGGCCTGACGTTGAGCGATGCAAATGCAACAGCGACGCTGAATTTGAACGGGGCCATTACTCAAAGCGTTTCCGGTAGCTCCATTACCAAAACCGGCCCGGGGTTAATTGTGTTGGGCAATGCGTCCAATAATTATTCCGGCGGCACGCACTTTAACGGCGGCACATTGCAATTTGCCGCATTGGCCAGCCTGGGCACCGGGCCGTTAACCTTTGATGGGGGTGCCGTACAGTATCCCACGGGAGATATCGCGGACGACGTTTCCTCGCTGGGAATCACCTTGAACGCGGGGGGCGGCACGGTCGACAGCAACGGAAACACCATTACGCTGGCTCACAACATTACCGGCGTGGGCGGGCTCAGCGTTCGCGGGAACGCCACTATTACGCTCACGGGAACAAACAACTATCAGGGAACAACGACCGTCCAGAATGGCACGCTCGTATTAGGCTCTGCAGGAGCCTTTCCCACGAGTACCCCCCTGGCTTTTGGAGATGCGGCCAACGAATCTGGCACGTTAGATCTGGCCGGAAAAAGCATCACGGTAACCGGCTTAACCACCGCGGGCACAAGCTCAGGCACGATTGGCAGTAGCAGCAACACCCTGAGCGTTACCTTAACCTATGCTGCGCCCAACAACAATCCTAATGTTTTTAACGGCAGCATCCAGGACAGCGTCAACGGTGGCTTCGGTCAAACGACAGCCCTGACGGTTAGTAGCGGGACGCTGGTTTTAACATCGAGCAGCAGCTACAGCGGTGCGACGCTCGTTAAGCCCAGCGCCACCCTGCAACTGGGCAATGGCGCGAGTGCAAATAGCGCAGGTCTAGGCAACACGACCATTACTGACAACGGTTCGCTCGTCTTCAGTTCGGGTTTCTTGGGTATAAATGGCGTGATTTTTGGCACTGGAACGGTTACGCAAACGGGTGCTGGAACGCAAACCACGTTGGCCAACTCGAATATGTATCAGGGGGGAACCATCCTCCAAGGTGGAATTCTTGGAATCAATTCTGACGCCGCAATTAATAACGGCGTTGGCGGTATTCAATTCAATGGCGGCACTTTGCAATTTAATGGCTATGCCAGCAATTTGTCGTTCACGAGCAGTAACACCACCGGTAACGTGAATTTGGGCTCGTCGGGCACGTCCACGTTGAATGGCAACATCAACACCACGGGCAACTTCACTTACGCTGGGCCTTCGACACTGACCTTGGCGGGCACGGTACACTACACCGGCGCCACCAACATTCAAAATGGCACGCTAATTTTGGGCGCTGCCGCTAGCTTGCCGACAAACACCGCCTTGACGATGGGCGACACAAACAATGACTCACCCACATTAGATCTTAACGGCCATAGCATTACGGTGAGCAGTTTGACCAACGTCGGATCGGATTCGCCCGCGATTATTAATAACGGCACATCAAATTCCACGGTTATTTACGCCGGTTCAACAGCTAGCCCCAGCACGTTTAACGGGTCGCTGCAAAGCGGCGGCACCAACACGCTGGCGCTGCAAGTGAATAGCGGAAATTTAACTTTATCCGGCAGTAGCACATACACCGGCGCCACCACCATCAATTCGGGCGCGAAGCTAACCTTGGCTGCAGGCAATGCGATCACAAATACCTCCAGCCTAGTGCTAAATGGCGGTACGCTGGCCCTGGGCGGCAATAGCCAAACTATGACGAATACCACCCTGCGTGTGTTGTCCAATTCCACGCTTGATGTGGATCCCAGTAAAACCGGCACGCAGCTTACCTTGGCCGATAGTCATACTCAAAGCTGGTCGGGTGTATTGAGAATCAGCGATTGGACCGGTAATCCCGGCAGTGGCGGGGGCAGCGGTACCGATCAAATTCTCATTGCCAACGACGGCGCCACACTGACCGGCCTTACCAGCCAGCTGAATCAAATTCACTTTACAGGTTACTTAACCGGCGCCATTCTCGTTGCGAATGGTAGCAACAGTGAAATTGTGCCGGCCACGACCACCACGCTGTTGCGTGGAGATCTCAACCAGGATGGCCACGTCGATGCAGCCGATATTCCGGTTTTGGAAGGTGCCCTCACCAATTTGGCCGCGTACGAAGCAAGTAAACCAAGCTTGGACTCCTTCGATCTTGCGGACGTCATGGATATTAATGGCGACGGCAAGACCACCAACATTGATGTTCAGGCACTCATTAATCTTCTGATTTCCGGGGGAGGCAGCCAAAGCGTGGTTCCAGAGCCCGCCAGCATTACCTTGCTCGGCTTGTGTGGGCTGTGCAGCCTAGCGTGCGTCAGGCGTTCGAAGATGCAAAAGCCACAGCGAAACCAGATCAATCAGACAATTAAGATTTGCTGA
- a CDS encoding LysR substrate-binding domain-containing protein — MSKFFSISTDQVAALVEVARQGNLRRAADVLHISEQGVRNRLVALERRLGVQLYHKRRGMRRSTPLTVQGRQFLPHATAFLERARELADRFRSQPVREVHVAASQYLILYGLVAIIRRFHAAAPQIQIRLRTRTEREIEAELLSDPDVALGIAAPHEPAHELDYHHLFSMNWSLITPPRHPLLKKKRIRLRDLANQPLIFFERNSTGRQHVIDAFHLHGLSPRVEMEATTTEIIVRMVEAGLGLSIVPLLSNGIVTRGRAVATKSLGNLIRPIHSGILVRRGETPSPAAQQFIDFVKTHWPR, encoded by the coding sequence ATGAGTAAATTTTTTAGCATTTCCACCGATCAAGTGGCGGCGCTGGTGGAAGTTGCCCGACAGGGAAACTTGCGCCGGGCCGCCGACGTGCTGCACATTTCCGAGCAGGGAGTGCGAAACCGTTTGGTTGCTTTAGAGCGACGCTTGGGCGTGCAACTGTATCATAAGCGCCGCGGTATGCGCCGCTCCACGCCGCTGACGGTGCAGGGCCGCCAGTTTCTGCCTCATGCTACGGCCTTCCTGGAGCGTGCGCGGGAATTGGCCGATCGCTTCCGATCACAGCCGGTGCGCGAAGTTCATGTGGCCGCTAGCCAGTATTTAATTTTGTATGGCCTGGTGGCCATCATCCGCCGCTTTCATGCAGCGGCGCCGCAAATTCAAATTCGCTTACGCACTCGCACCGAGCGGGAAATTGAAGCGGAGCTGCTTTCCGACCCCGATGTCGCCCTGGGCATTGCCGCACCGCATGAACCGGCGCACGAATTAGATTATCACCACCTGTTTTCGATGAACTGGAGCTTGATAACGCCGCCGCGGCATCCGCTGCTCAAGAAAAAACGAATTCGTCTGCGCGACCTGGCAAATCAACCGCTGATTTTTTTCGAACGCAATTCCACCGGCCGCCAGCACGTGATCGATGCCTTTCATCTGCACGGCCTTTCGCCGCGAGTGGAAATGGAAGCCACGACCACTGAAATCATCGTGCGCATGGTGGAAGCCGGCTTGGGCCTATCGATTGTGCCGTTATTGTCCAATGGCATAGTTACACGTGGGCGGGCCGTGGCCACGAAGTCGCTGGGTAATTTAATTCGACCCATCCACTCAGGAATTTTGGTCCGGCGCGGAGAAACGCCGTCGCCAGCGGCGCAGCAATTCATCGACTTTGTGAAAACTCATTGGCCACGGTGA
- the mqnE gene encoding aminofutalosine synthase MqnE — protein MVSFKKPSFDDVRSKVEADERLTVEDGLLLYSPDVHLNDVGELANLVRDRKNGNSAYYNINVHLNPTNVCVYRCIFCAFRSDLREAKGYRMSDEQILARGQEAVDAGCTEMHIVGGLHHQMDFEWYLNLIRLLHDHYPALHLKAWTAVEINWFTHLTKRSVRQVLQELKDAGLGSLPGGGAEIFHPEVRDRICEHKADAHNWLEIHRTAHELGLRSNATMLYGHLENAYHRVDHLLRLRELQDQTGGFQTFIPLAFHPENTKLSHIKKPSALMDLRTMAVSRLMLDNFDHIKAYWIMLGLGTAQTALAYGADDLDGTVRHELIYHDAGAVTPEVLSVEQIRRLIVEAGREPVERDTLYHRVVRDGNAWRTGEAILAAR, from the coding sequence ATGGTCAGCTTCAAAAAACCATCGTTTGACGACGTGCGGTCTAAAGTAGAGGCGGACGAGCGCCTGACCGTGGAAGATGGGCTTCTGCTGTATTCGCCCGATGTGCATTTGAACGACGTGGGCGAGCTGGCCAATTTGGTGCGCGATCGGAAAAACGGCAACAGCGCTTATTACAACATCAACGTCCATCTGAATCCAACCAACGTGTGCGTGTATCGGTGCATTTTTTGTGCGTTCCGATCCGACTTGCGCGAAGCCAAAGGTTACCGGATGAGCGACGAGCAAATTTTGGCCCGTGGACAGGAAGCCGTTGACGCCGGCTGCACCGAGATGCACATCGTCGGCGGGCTGCACCATCAAATGGATTTTGAGTGGTATTTGAATTTGATCCGCTTGCTGCACGATCATTATCCAGCGTTGCATCTCAAAGCCTGGACCGCGGTGGAAATCAATTGGTTCACGCACCTCACCAAGCGCAGCGTGCGCCAGGTGCTGCAAGAGTTGAAAGATGCGGGATTAGGCAGCCTGCCCGGCGGCGGGGCGGAAATTTTTCATCCCGAAGTGCGCGACCGAATTTGCGAACACAAGGCCGATGCCCACAATTGGCTGGAAATTCATCGCACGGCCCACGAATTAGGCCTCCGCAGCAACGCCACCATGTTGTACGGGCATTTGGAGAATGCGTATCATCGCGTCGATCATTTGCTGCGCCTGCGCGAACTGCAAGACCAAACCGGCGGCTTTCAAACATTCATTCCGCTGGCATTCCATCCGGAAAACACCAAGCTTTCGCACATCAAAAAGCCATCAGCCTTGATGGATTTGCGGACCATGGCGGTGAGCCGGCTGATGCTCGATAATTTCGACCACATCAAAGCCTATTGGATTATGCTGGGCCTGGGCACGGCCCAAACGGCGCTCGCTTACGGGGCTGATGATTTGGACGGCACCGTGCGGCACGAATTGATTTATCACGATGCCGGGGCCGTCACGCCGGAAGTGCTTTCGGTCGAGCAAATTCGCCGCCTGATTGTGGAGGCCGGCCGTGAACCGGTGGAGCGCGACACGCTTTACCACCGTGTCGTTCGTGATGGCAATGCTTGGCGCACGGGAGAAGCCATTCTGGCCGCGCGCTAA
- a CDS encoding flavin prenyltransferase UbiX encodes MRPLVLAITGASGAVYGVRLLEVLLSAGRTVYLTISPSGQLVLETELGVKVDLERFSAEELLSRDGRGTLTAALSQEEKKRTGAIHYCHFQDLMSPIASGSFLTGGMVVCPCSGSTLAAIAHSLGSNVIHRAAEVHLKERRKLILMPRETPLSLPQIDNLRKAAEAGAVVLPASPGFYHGPKSIDDLVDFVVGRICDQLGVEHRLTKRWGI; translated from the coding sequence ATGCGTCCACTGGTTCTGGCAATCACCGGCGCAAGCGGAGCCGTGTATGGCGTGCGGCTGTTGGAAGTGCTGCTGTCGGCCGGCCGCACCGTGTATTTGACGATCAGCCCGTCCGGCCAATTGGTTTTGGAAACCGAGTTGGGAGTGAAGGTCGATTTGGAGCGGTTTTCGGCGGAAGAATTGCTCTCTCGCGATGGCCGCGGCACCCTTACCGCAGCTCTTTCTCAAGAGGAAAAGAAGAGGACGGGTGCGATTCATTACTGTCATTTTCAAGATCTGATGTCGCCGATTGCTAGCGGTTCGTTTCTCACCGGCGGCATGGTGGTCTGCCCTTGCTCCGGCAGCACGCTGGCAGCGATTGCACATTCGCTAGGAAGCAATGTAATTCATCGTGCGGCCGAAGTGCATTTGAAAGAACGGCGAAAATTGATTCTAATGCCCAGGGAAACGCCGCTGTCGCTGCCGCAAATCGACAACCTGCGCAAGGCCGCCGAAGCCGGCGCGGTGGTACTGCCAGCCAGCCCGGGCTTCTATCATGGGCCAAAATCCATTGACGACCTGGTCGATTTTGTTGTAGGACGCATCTGCGACCAACTGGGTGTGGAACACCGCTTGACCAAGCGCTGGGGTATTTAA
- a CDS encoding RNA-binding protein, translated as MGKRLYVGNLSYNVTNESLEELFAQFGAVQSAQVVMDRDTGRSKGFGFVEMSDDNAAQEAIRGLNDQPHDGRPLTVNEARPREERSGGGGRGGYGGGGGGGGRGGYGRR; from the coding sequence GTGGGTAAACGTTTGTATGTCGGTAATTTGAGCTACAATGTCACCAACGAAAGTCTGGAAGAATTGTTTGCTCAGTTTGGAGCGGTTCAAAGCGCACAGGTGGTCATGGACCGCGACACTGGACGCAGCAAGGGTTTTGGCTTCGTCGAAATGAGCGACGATAATGCCGCACAAGAAGCAATTCGTGGCCTAAACGATCAACCGCACGATGGTCGTCCACTTACGGTGAACGAAGCCCGGCCGCGCGAAGAACGTAGCGGCGGCGGCGGACGGGGTGGTTATGGCGGCGGCGGTGGTGGTGGTGGCCGGGGCGGCTACGGTCGCCGTTAA
- a CDS encoding UbiA-like polyprenyltransferase — MLTRIRHILEMIRFSHTLFALPFALLATLLACRLLGAEAALKQGIMQEADATHAGVIRIVSLKNPNLSELRSMVQMYPAIRRPVFVWPWLRIVGILLCMVAGRSAAMAFNRLTDRKFDALNPRTAQRHLPAGILSVGSVAVFAAISSVAFIVSTLLFLPNRLPLYLSAPMLLFLLGYSYTKRFTLLAHFWLGGALGLAPVMAWIALRGENVMANFWDLLPVIVLGGAVKMWVAGFDIIYACQDVEFDRAQGLHSIPARWGVKRALDMAATCHLLMVVLLLVLPLVYPLIGWMWWVGVAAIAVLLVYEHRLVNPDDLARVNTAFFNVNAVVSVGLLLVGVAALWV, encoded by the coding sequence ATGCTGACCCGCATTCGTCATATTTTGGAGATGATTCGCTTCAGCCACACGCTGTTTGCGCTCCCGTTTGCACTGTTGGCGACATTATTGGCGTGCCGCTTGCTGGGCGCCGAGGCCGCATTGAAGCAGGGAATTATGCAGGAGGCTGATGCCACACACGCCGGCGTAATACGCATCGTAAGTCTCAAAAATCCAAATTTGAGCGAATTGCGTTCGATGGTGCAAATGTATCCTGCCATCCGGCGGCCGGTTTTTGTTTGGCCCTGGTTGCGAATCGTGGGCATTTTGTTGTGCATGGTGGCCGGACGAAGTGCGGCAATGGCGTTCAATCGGTTGACAGATCGGAAATTTGACGCCCTCAATCCGCGCACGGCCCAGCGCCATTTGCCAGCGGGCATTCTCAGCGTGGGTAGCGTGGCGGTGTTTGCGGCCATTAGCTCGGTTGCGTTCATCGTAAGCACGCTGTTGTTTTTACCGAATCGGTTGCCACTGTATTTGTCGGCGCCGATGTTGTTGTTTTTGTTGGGCTACAGTTACACCAAGCGATTCACGCTGCTGGCACATTTTTGGCTCGGCGGAGCCTTGGGTTTAGCGCCCGTGATGGCTTGGATTGCTCTCCGCGGCGAAAATGTGATGGCCAACTTTTGGGATTTGCTCCCTGTCATTGTGCTGGGCGGGGCAGTGAAAATGTGGGTCGCGGGGTTCGACATCATTTACGCTTGCCAAGATGTCGAGTTTGATCGCGCCCAAGGCTTGCACAGCATTCCCGCCCGCTGGGGCGTAAAACGGGCCTTAGATATGGCAGCCACCTGCCACTTGTTGATGGTAGTCCTTCTCCTCGTGCTGCCGTTGGTTTATCCTTTGATAGGTTGGATGTGGTGGGTTGGGGTGGCGGCCATTGCCGTGTTGTTGGTGTACGAACATCGCTTGGTAAACCCCGACGATTTGGCCCGCGTGAACACGGCGTTTTTCAACGTGAACGCCGTAGTCAGCGTGGGGCTATTGCTGGTGGGCGTGGCCGCGCTGTGGGTGTGA